A genomic window from Desulfonatronovibrio magnus includes:
- a CDS encoding CDP-glycerol glycerophosphotransferase family protein, translated as MSLSSCLHHECDVLFYAERSLHLPYLEPIHDYLKKNYPHLDLLFAAPTYIATSMDEAGVGLSEYEIQRISKKGNFCPDSSKIQARIAVVADVCHLRIPHISRVINVGHGLICKGLYYCRSNIIRRENLSEMMCVPGPWHKKRLKDNVFIPIEVTGFIKSDLLFGPDSSNREKFCTKYNINPDKKILLYAPTYNKELSSIPSIKDNIVKLVNKDTNLIIKLHHMTPPEWKEMYKKIAGNNDNILYLKDNEYSSMMHAADVMVSDVSSIFVEFMLLDKPVVLFNNPELINFPDYNPNNIEYKIRDAVQEADTFPQLQQEIEKALENSQMLSAQRRHYIEELDYGQDGQSAGRAGEAIYSRLDQKNYISRQKNSYSIFLLLDEEDDNKVVQETLRQIADKSSQHSIEIFPVCNSESVKFSWQEQKIPIMAVENETLKLNRALSLARGNMGVILKPGWYLSDNWLKWLNNHFLWNQGTGMVKAAQDINLVRSAFDNVLSDARPPVLCKSMSAALLNLCIGRASVNDRLTSSCAMIPLPVLKACTEAVPEIFNGDILQNLDMLVTNMGLMSLTALDTLIYPMDQQFFIWDKQALMDAVAMLKKEGLMDEAVKLMQKNHQLFS; from the coding sequence ATGAGCTTATCTTCTTGCCTGCACCATGAATGTGATGTGCTTTTTTATGCTGAGCGTAGCCTGCACCTGCCTTATCTTGAGCCCATTCACGATTATCTTAAAAAAAACTATCCCCATCTTGATCTTTTATTTGCAGCGCCTACCTACATAGCAACAAGTATGGATGAAGCGGGTGTAGGTCTAAGTGAATATGAGATACAAAGAATCAGCAAAAAAGGAAACTTTTGTCCTGATTCATCAAAAATTCAGGCCAGAATTGCAGTTGTTGCGGACGTTTGCCATTTGAGAATACCGCACATCAGTAGAGTAATAAATGTAGGGCATGGTCTTATATGTAAAGGTCTTTACTACTGCAGAAGCAATATAATCAGAAGAGAAAATCTGTCTGAGATGATGTGCGTCCCTGGACCATGGCACAAAAAAAGACTTAAAGATAATGTTTTCATACCCATTGAAGTAACAGGATTTATCAAGTCCGATCTCCTTTTTGGACCTGACTCATCAAATAGAGAAAAATTTTGTACTAAATACAACATTAATCCTGACAAAAAAATACTTTTATACGCCCCAACCTATAATAAAGAACTTTCATCTATTCCATCAATAAAAGATAATATTGTTAAACTTGTAAACAAAGATACAAATTTAATAATTAAACTGCATCACATGACTCCACCAGAATGGAAGGAAATGTATAAAAAAATTGCTGGAAATAATGATAACATATTATACTTAAAAGATAATGAGTATAGCTCCATGATGCATGCTGCAGATGTTATGGTCAGCGATGTGTCTTCAATCTTTGTAGAGTTCATGCTGCTTGATAAGCCGGTTGTTCTCTTTAACAACCCTGAACTTATCAACTTTCCTGACTACAATCCCAACAACATCGAATACAAAATCCGCGACGCGGTTCAAGAGGCAGATACATTTCCTCAGCTGCAGCAGGAAATTGAGAAGGCTCTGGAAAATTCCCAAATGCTAAGTGCACAGCGCAGGCATTATATTGAAGAACTTGATTATGGTCAGGATGGGCAAAGTGCCGGAAGAGCTGGAGAAGCAATCTATTCGCGGCTTGATCAAAAAAATTATATTTCAAGACAGAAAAACAGTTATTCGATTTTCCTGCTACTTGACGAGGAAGACGATAACAAGGTTGTGCAGGAAACACTTAGACAAATTGCTGACAAGTCATCCCAGCATTCCATAGAAATTTTTCCTGTATGCAATAGTGAATCAGTAAAGTTTTCCTGGCAAGAACAAAAAATTCCAATTATGGCAGTTGAGAATGAAACACTAAAGCTCAACAGAGCATTGTCGCTGGCAAGGGGAAACATGGGGGTTATCCTGAAACCTGGCTGGTACTTATCTGATAACTGGCTTAAATGGTTGAATAATCATTTTTTGTGGAACCAAGGAACAGGCATGGTCAAAGCTGCACAGGACATCAACCTGGTACGCTCTGCATTTGATAACGTACTTTCCGATGCCAGGCCTCCAGTGCTTTGCAAGTCCATGTCCGCAGCCCTTTTAAACCTGTGCATAGGAAGGGCATCTGTGAATGACAGACTTACTTCATCCTGCGCAATGATTCCCTTACCGGTTTTAAAGGCATGTACTGAGGCTGTCCCTGAAATTTTCAATGGAGACATCCTCCAGAACCTGGATATGCTTGTAACTAATATGGGGCTGATGAGTCTGACGGCTTTAGACACTTTGATTTATCCCATGGATCAACAGTTTTTTATCTGGGATAAACAGGCCTTGATGGATGCAGTTGCCATGCTCAAAAAAGAAGGATTAATGGATGAGGCTGTTAAACTTATGCAGAAAAATCATCAGCTTTTCAGCTGA
- a CDS encoding glycosyltransferase: MSQTRILFFVERNLHLPYLEPVHDYFQANYPNLNLAFSAPPYRASTRNLPGCGLDTSTIERLSKKSFFLDDPAEFSPDATLVSDINAAMYLRGCGRIINVGHGMISKGCFYTFRPIVRRENLADLICVPGPIHKKRLRKNVFIPIETTGFIKSDKLFGPNALHRNQFCQEYNIAPQKKLILFAPTYNPELSAIPVIQERIFELAGNDNHLIIKLHGMTDENWTNYYRTEADQHPCSTFIEDQDLTPCLKASDLLISDVSSAFVEFMLLDKPIVLVDNPFRKNFIHYDPEDIEYEARKACVVVKDFQSLKNSIHKELKNPDRLSELRKKFSRDLCYGRDGNSVKRTAQAVLKSLQSPFPVKFSVLVLWDHMPDKKELLLFWENFSASTQGFDLEVIMAGPKPEIPSLTRLAAKWIECEHPDAKVFNSAVDEAEHEHVAVIKPNIAFPPGWLKFLYNHFNWNNKVGIVQAMHPQNGYQAVMDKFFAEKKHLPYPETSLMLNRLLIGSSILNKKFDSPCLMFSKKNFSSANSSIEENSSIKVYLENLSEIQRKSGMVQLLALDVFVYPFSAEINSPRYHIKKNLGVHKKKSTSIIIPVFNNLQLTQQCINSIIEHTDLQSHEIIVIDNASTDGSSSYLKELHIQGQITLISNKTNKGFAKACNQGAKASKKELMLFLNNDTIVTQNWLSNLYRCLLKNPNCAAVSPKLLYQDNTVQHAGIVFTSQKTIWHIYNGLHSIHPAVNKERTFQAISAACMLTPKDIFLNMGMFDERFLNGFEDVDLCLKYVQAGYLCYYCPKSVVYHFESKTPGRFNNMKHNQDLLLKLWSGKISSDEHLYYNQDKIRPDYHKLETGEEDFIMHDSNENTFWLRARDLQKKGDTKNAVKMYKLALQFNPFDSRNFLIMDELSELYINMQKIDMAKKCLLDLVKVAPTPDRIHKLSLLQQNIK; the protein is encoded by the coding sequence GACCCTGCAGAATTTTCTCCTGATGCAACTCTGGTCTCGGACATCAATGCTGCCATGTATTTACGAGGCTGCGGTCGGATTATTAATGTGGGTCATGGAATGATAAGCAAGGGGTGTTTTTATACATTTAGACCAATTGTTCGTAGAGAAAATCTGGCTGATCTAATCTGTGTGCCTGGTCCCATTCATAAAAAAAGATTAAGAAAAAATGTGTTCATCCCCATTGAAACCACCGGTTTTATTAAATCCGACAAACTCTTCGGGCCAAACGCCCTGCATAGAAACCAGTTCTGTCAGGAATATAATATTGCCCCCCAAAAAAAACTCATCCTTTTTGCACCTACCTATAATCCGGAATTATCTGCTATCCCTGTAATCCAGGAAAGGATCTTTGAATTAGCAGGAAATGATAACCATTTGATTATCAAGCTGCACGGCATGACAGATGAAAATTGGACTAACTACTATAGGACAGAGGCGGATCAACACCCCTGCAGCACATTCATTGAAGACCAGGATTTGACCCCGTGTCTTAAGGCCTCTGATCTTCTCATAAGTGATGTGTCTTCTGCCTTTGTTGAATTTATGCTTTTAGACAAGCCCATTGTACTGGTAGACAATCCCTTTAGAAAAAATTTCATTCACTATGACCCTGAAGATATCGAATACGAGGCAAGAAAAGCCTGCGTTGTAGTTAAGGACTTTCAGTCCCTGAAAAATTCGATCCACAAAGAATTGAAAAATCCTGACAGACTTTCAGAGTTAAGAAAAAAATTCAGCAGGGATCTTTGCTATGGGCGAGATGGGAATTCAGTAAAAAGAACTGCTCAGGCTGTGTTGAAAAGTCTGCAATCCCCTTTTCCGGTAAAATTTTCCGTACTGGTACTCTGGGATCATATGCCAGATAAAAAAGAACTGCTGCTGTTCTGGGAGAATTTCAGCGCATCTACCCAGGGATTTGACTTAGAAGTAATTATGGCCGGACCAAAGCCTGAAATTCCATCCCTCACAAGACTGGCTGCCAAATGGATTGAATGCGAGCATCCTGACGCTAAAGTGTTTAACAGTGCCGTTGATGAAGCAGAACATGAGCATGTTGCTGTGATCAAGCCGAACATAGCCTTTCCTCCTGGCTGGCTGAAATTTTTATATAACCATTTCAACTGGAACAATAAGGTTGGAATCGTACAGGCAATGCATCCACAAAATGGATACCAGGCTGTCATGGATAAATTTTTTGCTGAAAAAAAACACCTGCCCTATCCTGAAACATCATTAATGCTTAATCGATTGCTTATAGGCTCCAGCATTTTAAACAAAAAATTTGATTCTCCCTGCTTAATGTTCAGCAAAAAAAACTTTAGCTCAGCAAATTCATCGATAGAAGAAAATTCATCCATCAAGGTTTATCTGGAAAATTTATCTGAAATACAGAGAAAATCAGGCATGGTTCAACTGCTGGCCCTTGATGTCTTTGTTTATCCTTTTAGTGCGGAAATAAATTCTCCAAGATATCACATCAAAAAAAATCTGGGAGTCCATAAAAAAAAATCAACAAGCATAATTATACCTGTATTTAACAATCTGCAACTTACACAACAATGCATTAATTCAATTATTGAACATACAGACCTACAATCTCATGAAATTATTGTAATTGATAATGCTTCCACGGATGGTTCATCTTCATATCTTAAGGAACTTCATATACAGGGCCAAATAACGCTTATTAGCAACAAAACAAACAAAGGCTTTGCCAAAGCCTGTAATCAGGGGGCAAAAGCTTCTAAAAAAGAATTAATGCTATTTCTTAACAACGACACAATTGTTACCCAAAACTGGCTGAGCAACCTTTATAGATGCCTGTTAAAAAACCCTAACTGTGCTGCAGTAAGCCCCAAATTGCTATATCAAGACAACACTGTACAGCATGCAGGTATTGTCTTTACCTCCCAAAAAACCATTTGGCATATTTATAATGGACTTCACTCCATTCATCCTGCTGTTAACAAAGAAAGAACGTTTCAAGCTATCAGCGCCGCATGTATGCTGACACCTAAAGATATTTTTCTGAATATGGGTATGTTTGATGAACGCTTTTTAAATGGATTTGAAGATGTAGACCTTTGTCTGAAGTATGTTCAGGCTGGTTATCTTTGCTATTACTGTCCGAAATCTGTAGTTTATCACTTTGAAAGCAAAACACCAGGCAGATTTAACAACATGAAACACAACCAAGACCTTTTACTGAAATTATGGTCAGGAAAAATATCATCTGATGAACACCTTTACTATAATCAGGATAAAATCAGACCTGATTATCATAAATTGGAAACAGGTGAAGAAGACTTTATAATGCATGACAGCAACGAAAACACTTTTTGGTTAAGAGCCAGAGACCTGCAGAAAAAAGGTGACACCAAAAATGCTGTAAAAATGTATAAACTGGCTTTACAATTTAACCCCTTTGACTCCAGAAATTTTCTTATCATGGATGAATTGTCTGAACTATACATAAACATGCAAAAAATTGACATGGCAAAGAAATGCCTTTTAGATCTGGTGAAAGTAGCCCCTACTCCGGATAGAATACATAAACTCTCTTTGCTGCAACAAAATATCAAATAA